The following coding sequences are from one Ramlibacter henchirensis window:
- a CDS encoding acyl-CoA thioesterase, with the protein MVLKVIPMPADTNGNGDIFGGWVMAQVDLAGSVIPARHVQGRMATVAVNQFIFKQPVRVGDILSFYASVTRIGRTSITVQVEVYAERFRAQGQFVKVTEASLTYVAIDDQGKPRPVPKQA; encoded by the coding sequence CTGGTCCTCAAGGTGATCCCGATGCCCGCCGACACCAACGGCAACGGCGACATCTTCGGCGGCTGGGTCATGGCCCAGGTCGACCTGGCCGGCTCGGTGATCCCGGCGCGCCACGTGCAGGGTCGCATGGCCACGGTCGCGGTCAACCAGTTCATCTTCAAGCAGCCGGTGCGCGTGGGCGACATCCTGTCCTTCTATGCCAGCGTGACGCGCATCGGCCGCACGTCGATCACGGTGCAGGTCGAGGTCTATGCCGAGCGCTTCCGCGCGCAGGGCCAGTTCGTCAAGGTGACAGAGGCTTCGCTCACCTACGTCGCGATCGACGACCAGGGCAAGCCGCGGCCCGTTCCGAAGCAGGCCTGA
- a CDS encoding ABCB family ABC transporter ATP-binding protein/permease, whose amino-acid sequence MRRFGEATSSSYVPSAAQPAPPKQGADWATLKRLLPYLWEYKWRVVAALAFMVGAKLANVGVPVLLKHLVDAMSFKPGDAAAVLVVPMGLLVAYGLLRLSTSLFTELRELVFAKATQGAARSIALQTFEHLHSLSLRFHLERQTGGMTRDIERGVRGIESLISYSLYSIVPTLIEVTLVLGILAVRFDAWFAWITLTALAIYIVYTVSVTEWRTKFRKEANEFDSAAHTKAIDSLLNYETVKYFNNEGFEARRYDESLERLRRARLKSQTTLSMLNTGQQLIIAIGLVAMLWRATQGVVEGRMTLGDLVMINAFMIQLYIPLNFLGVLYREIKQSLTDLDKMFALMEREREVADKPGALALALGPGDATVRFEHVTFAYEPARVILHDVSLEIPAGKTVAVVGPSGSGKSTLARLLYRFYDVQQGRISIAGQDIREVTQASVRRAIGIVPQDTVLFNDTVEYNIAYGRPGASRAEVEEAARAARIHSFIESTPRGYQTMVGERGLKLSGGEKQRVAIARTLLKDPPILIFDEATSALDSANERAIQAELKSAAQNKTTLLIAHRLSTVIDAHEILVMDAGRIIERGTHQQLLARGGRYAQMWQLQQQSGEDAA is encoded by the coding sequence ATGCGCCGCTTTGGCGAAGCCACCTCATCCTCCTACGTTCCCTCCGCCGCGCAGCCGGCCCCCCCGAAGCAGGGCGCCGACTGGGCCACGCTGAAGCGCCTGCTGCCCTACCTGTGGGAGTACAAGTGGCGTGTCGTCGCGGCGCTGGCCTTCATGGTGGGCGCCAAGCTGGCCAACGTGGGGGTGCCGGTGCTGCTCAAGCACCTGGTGGACGCCATGAGTTTCAAGCCGGGCGACGCGGCCGCGGTGCTGGTCGTGCCCATGGGGCTGCTGGTGGCCTACGGGCTGCTGCGGCTGTCGACGTCGCTCTTCACCGAACTGCGCGAGCTGGTGTTCGCCAAGGCCACGCAGGGCGCTGCGCGCAGCATCGCGCTGCAGACCTTCGAGCACCTGCACTCGCTGTCGCTGCGTTTCCACCTGGAACGCCAGACCGGCGGCATGACGCGCGACATCGAGCGCGGCGTGCGCGGCATCGAATCGCTGATCTCCTATTCGCTCTACAGCATCGTGCCCACGCTGATCGAGGTGACGCTGGTGCTGGGCATCCTGGCGGTGCGCTTCGACGCCTGGTTCGCGTGGATCACGTTGACTGCGCTCGCGATCTACATCGTCTACACGGTGAGCGTGACCGAGTGGCGCACCAAGTTCCGCAAGGAAGCCAACGAGTTCGATTCGGCCGCGCACACCAAGGCCATCGACTCGCTGCTCAACTACGAGACGGTCAAGTACTTCAACAACGAAGGGTTCGAGGCGCGCCGCTACGACGAGAGCCTGGAGCGCCTGCGCCGCGCCCGCCTGAAATCGCAGACCACGCTGTCCATGCTCAACACGGGGCAGCAGCTGATCATCGCCATCGGCCTGGTGGCCATGCTGTGGCGCGCCACGCAGGGCGTGGTGGAAGGCCGGATGACGCTGGGCGACCTGGTCATGATCAACGCCTTCATGATCCAGCTGTACATCCCGCTCAATTTCTTGGGCGTGCTGTACCGCGAGATCAAGCAGAGCCTCACGGACCTGGACAAGATGTTCGCGCTGATGGAGCGGGAGCGCGAGGTGGCCGACAAGCCCGGCGCGCTGGCGCTGGCGCTCGGGCCGGGCGACGCCACGGTGCGCTTCGAGCACGTCACCTTCGCCTACGAACCGGCCCGCGTGATCCTGCATGACGTGAGCCTGGAGATCCCGGCCGGCAAGACGGTCGCGGTGGTGGGTCCTTCGGGCTCGGGCAAGTCGACGCTGGCGCGATTGCTCTATCGCTTCTACGACGTCCAGCAGGGCCGAATCAGCATCGCGGGCCAGGACATCCGCGAGGTCACGCAGGCCAGCGTGCGCCGCGCCATCGGCATCGTTCCGCAGGACACGGTGCTGTTCAACGACACCGTCGAATACAACATCGCCTACGGCCGCCCGGGCGCGAGCCGGGCCGAGGTGGAGGAGGCCGCGCGCGCCGCCCGCATCCACTCCTTCATCGAGAGCACGCCCCGGGGGTACCAGACCATGGTGGGCGAGCGCGGGCTGAAGCTCTCGGGCGGCGAGAAGCAGCGCGTGGCGATCGCGCGCACCCTGCTGAAGGACCCGCCGATCCTGATTTTCGACGAGGCCACTTCGGCGCTGGACTCGGCCAACGAGCGCGCTATCCAGGCTGAGCTCAAGAGCGCCGCGCAGAACAAGACCACGCTGCTGATCGCGCACCGGCTCTCCACCGTGATCGACGCGCACGAGATCCTGGTGATGGACGCCGGCCGGATCATCGAGCGCGGCACGCACCAGCAGCTGCTGGCGCGCGGCGGCCGGTATGCGCAGATGTGGCAACTTCAGCAGCAGAGCGGCGAAGACGCGGCCTAG